A portion of the Coturnix japonica isolate 7356 chromosome 4, Coturnix japonica 2.1, whole genome shotgun sequence genome contains these proteins:
- the LOC107313521 gene encoding transmembrane protease serine 11E-like isoform X1, whose amino-acid sequence MFSLEWLLCWRILTQMDSGGRNVNPWKIALIVASVIIGLAIIIGLITYFLCHYQDRYYNATFLITNVPYDLQYGRQTTEEFRYLSQEIETMMARVFKGSFLRRKYIRSHVVSLSPDPGGVLASVALVFKFPSADSKATSWSHVNSVLRRRLETSSTFLNVDQSTIKLTELNKENGDNLLNNFCGIRKEAFSFSGVERITDGQRARDGEWPWQASIQLDGTHYCGASVISNTWLVTAAHCFKAGRDPRRWTASFGILLRPPKQRRYVRRIIIHEKYNALIPDHEYDIALVELASPIEFTSDVHSICLPEASYILRDNTSCFVTGWGALRNDGPGVNQLRQAEVKIISTAVCNRPQVYAGAITPGMLCAGYLEGRVDACQGDSGGPLVHANSRGIWYLVGIVSWGDECGKADKPGVYMRVTAYRDWIASKTGI is encoded by the exons atgttctcaCTAgagtggctgctgtgctggagg ATATTGACTCAGATGGACTCAGGAGGGAGGAATGTGAATCCATGGAAGATAGCCCTCATCGTTGCATCAGTAATAATTGGTCTGGCCATCATAATTGGCTTGATTACTTATTTTTTGTGCCATT ATCAGGACCGATACTACAATGCAACTTTCCTTATCACCAATGTTCCATATGACCTTCAGTATGGAAGGCAAACAACGGAGGAGTTCAGATACCTGAGCCAAGAGATTGAAACCATG ATGGCTAGAGTATTTAAGGGGTCCTTTCTGAGACGCAAGTACATTAGATCTCATGTTGTCAGTCTAAG CCCAGATCCTGGTGGAGTGCTTGCATCTGTTGCTCTGGTATTTAAATTTCCCTCAGCTGACAGTAAGGCAACAAGTTGGAGTCACGTCAACAGTGTGTTACGTAGAAGGCTTGAAACAAGCTCAACGTTCTTGAATGTTGACCAGTCTACCATTAAACTCACAG aattaaataaGGAGAATGGAGATAACCTTTTAAACAACT tCTGTGGGATACGGAAGGAGGCATTCTCCTTCTCAGGAGTGGAAAGAATAACCGATGGACAGCGTGCACGGGATGGAGAATGGCCATGGCAGGCTAGTATTCAGCTTGATGGGACACATTACTGTGGTGCATCAGTGATCAGTAACACATGGCTAGTGACTGCAGCCCATTGCTTTAAAGC AGGAAGAGATCCTCGGAGATGGACTGCCAGCTTTGGAATTCTGTTGAGACCTCCAAAACAGAGAAGATATGTCCGAAGAATTATCATTCACGAAAAATACAATGCCCTCATCCCTGATCATGAGTATGATATAGCTCTTGTGGAACTTGCCTCCCCTATTGAGTTCACAAGTGATGTGCACAGTATCTGTCTTCCTGAAGCATCTTACATATTAAGGGATAATACTTCCTGTTTTGTCACAGGTTGGGGAGCTTTGAGGAATGATG GCCCTGGTGTTAATCAGCTTCGAcaagcagaagtaaaaattaTTAGCACCGCTGTTTGTAATAGACCACAAGTGTATGCTGGAGCAATAACACCAGGGATGTTGTGTGCTGGATACTTAGAGGGACGGGTGGATGCTTGCCAG GGTGACTCTGGTGGGCCACTGGTGCACGCAAACTCCAGAGGAATCTGGTATCTCGTGGGAATAGTGAGCTGGGGTGATGAATGTGGCAAGGCAGATAAACCAGGAGTGTACATGCGAG
- the LOC107313521 gene encoding transmembrane protease serine 11E-like isoform X2, which produces MDSGGRNVNPWKIALIVASVIIGLAIIIGLITYFLCHYQDRYYNATFLITNVPYDLQYGRQTTEEFRYLSQEIETMMARVFKGSFLRRKYIRSHVVSLSPDPGGVLASVALVFKFPSADSKATSWSHVNSVLRRRLETSSTFLNVDQSTIKLTELNKENGDNLLNNFCGIRKEAFSFSGVERITDGQRARDGEWPWQASIQLDGTHYCGASVISNTWLVTAAHCFKAGRDPRRWTASFGILLRPPKQRRYVRRIIIHEKYNALIPDHEYDIALVELASPIEFTSDVHSICLPEASYILRDNTSCFVTGWGALRNDGPGVNQLRQAEVKIISTAVCNRPQVYAGAITPGMLCAGYLEGRVDACQGDSGGPLVHANSRGIWYLVGIVSWGDECGKADKPGVYMRVTAYRDWIASKTGI; this is translated from the exons ATGGACTCAGGAGGGAGGAATGTGAATCCATGGAAGATAGCCCTCATCGTTGCATCAGTAATAATTGGTCTGGCCATCATAATTGGCTTGATTACTTATTTTTTGTGCCATT ATCAGGACCGATACTACAATGCAACTTTCCTTATCACCAATGTTCCATATGACCTTCAGTATGGAAGGCAAACAACGGAGGAGTTCAGATACCTGAGCCAAGAGATTGAAACCATG ATGGCTAGAGTATTTAAGGGGTCCTTTCTGAGACGCAAGTACATTAGATCTCATGTTGTCAGTCTAAG CCCAGATCCTGGTGGAGTGCTTGCATCTGTTGCTCTGGTATTTAAATTTCCCTCAGCTGACAGTAAGGCAACAAGTTGGAGTCACGTCAACAGTGTGTTACGTAGAAGGCTTGAAACAAGCTCAACGTTCTTGAATGTTGACCAGTCTACCATTAAACTCACAG aattaaataaGGAGAATGGAGATAACCTTTTAAACAACT tCTGTGGGATACGGAAGGAGGCATTCTCCTTCTCAGGAGTGGAAAGAATAACCGATGGACAGCGTGCACGGGATGGAGAATGGCCATGGCAGGCTAGTATTCAGCTTGATGGGACACATTACTGTGGTGCATCAGTGATCAGTAACACATGGCTAGTGACTGCAGCCCATTGCTTTAAAGC AGGAAGAGATCCTCGGAGATGGACTGCCAGCTTTGGAATTCTGTTGAGACCTCCAAAACAGAGAAGATATGTCCGAAGAATTATCATTCACGAAAAATACAATGCCCTCATCCCTGATCATGAGTATGATATAGCTCTTGTGGAACTTGCCTCCCCTATTGAGTTCACAAGTGATGTGCACAGTATCTGTCTTCCTGAAGCATCTTACATATTAAGGGATAATACTTCCTGTTTTGTCACAGGTTGGGGAGCTTTGAGGAATGATG GCCCTGGTGTTAATCAGCTTCGAcaagcagaagtaaaaattaTTAGCACCGCTGTTTGTAATAGACCACAAGTGTATGCTGGAGCAATAACACCAGGGATGTTGTGTGCTGGATACTTAGAGGGACGGGTGGATGCTTGCCAG GGTGACTCTGGTGGGCCACTGGTGCACGCAAACTCCAGAGGAATCTGGTATCTCGTGGGAATAGTGAGCTGGGGTGATGAATGTGGCAAGGCAGATAAACCAGGAGTGTACATGCGAG